A window from Streptomyces sp. NBC_00271 encodes these proteins:
- a CDS encoding WxL protein peptidoglycan domain-containing protein: MRKLYVLILSVFLLALTTPASYAADNGSWSVYPVSTQIAARPYFYLSADPGQTLRDKVTVANKTGGPLTFRLYAADAYNTARDGGFAVRTVKEKQLGVGAWAHPARSRVTVPAHGSVTVPFTLRVPEKAEPGDHPGALVALDERLESGDAATSSVAVQRAVGARIYLRVGGPTVPALAVEKVRISHHQPLVPGLGESGATVSYTLHNTGNVTLNPKVRLRAEGLFGRTLLSRELAKIPSELLPGQRVRMTEPWHGAPQLDWGHVTLTASAPGTRESASTSFFALPWLMAVVAGAGIAAAVVVIRARRGGNRPWPLGARRGGTRRWWLRVRRGRARPSVPVRASRPVRTTPSRRRSSPSARP; encoded by the coding sequence ATGCGCAAGCTGTACGTCCTCATCCTGTCCGTGTTCCTTCTCGCGCTCACCACGCCCGCCTCGTACGCCGCCGACAACGGCAGCTGGTCCGTCTACCCCGTCTCCACGCAGATCGCGGCCCGCCCGTACTTCTACCTCTCCGCCGACCCCGGACAGACCCTCCGGGACAAGGTCACCGTCGCCAACAAGACCGGCGGCCCGCTGACCTTCCGGCTGTACGCCGCCGACGCGTACAACACCGCGCGCGACGGCGGATTCGCGGTGCGGACGGTGAAGGAGAAGCAGCTCGGGGTCGGCGCGTGGGCGCACCCCGCCCGCTCCCGGGTGACGGTGCCCGCGCACGGTTCGGTGACCGTGCCGTTCACCCTCCGGGTGCCCGAGAAGGCCGAACCCGGCGACCATCCGGGCGCGCTGGTCGCACTCGACGAGCGCCTCGAGTCCGGGGACGCGGCGACCTCCTCGGTGGCGGTGCAACGGGCGGTCGGCGCCCGGATCTACCTCCGGGTCGGCGGACCCACCGTCCCCGCCCTCGCCGTCGAGAAGGTCCGCATCAGCCACCACCAGCCCCTGGTCCCCGGCCTCGGCGAGAGCGGCGCCACCGTCTCGTACACCCTGCACAACACCGGGAACGTGACCCTGAACCCGAAGGTGCGGCTCAGGGCCGAGGGCCTCTTCGGGCGTACGTTGCTGTCCAGGGAGCTCGCGAAGATCCCCTCGGAGCTGCTGCCGGGGCAACGGGTCCGGATGACCGAGCCGTGGCACGGGGCACCCCAACTCGACTGGGGCCACGTGACGTTGACGGCCAGCGCGCCCGGCACCCGGGAGTCGGCGAGCACGTCGTTCTTCGCGCTCCCGTGGCTGATGGCCGTGGTGGCGGGCGCGGGGATCGCCGCCGCCGTGGTGGTGATCAGGGCGCGCAGGGGCGGTAACCGCCCGTGGCCGCTCGGAGCGCGCAGGGGCGGTACCCGCCGATGGTGGCTCAGAGTGCGTCGGGGCCGCGCTCGCCCGTCCGTACCCGTACGAGCGTCTCGACCGGTACGGACCACACCTTCCCGTCGCCGATCTTCCCCGTCTGCGCGGCCTTGA
- a CDS encoding P-II family nitrogen regulator translates to MKLITAIVKPYRLDEVKTALQELGVHGLTVTEASGYGRQRGHTEVYRGAEYQVDLVPKVRIEVVVEDADAEAAIDAIVKAAQTGKIGDGKVWSVPVETLVRVRTGERGPDAL, encoded by the coding sequence ATGAAGCTCATCACCGCCATCGTCAAGCCGTACCGCCTCGACGAGGTCAAGACCGCTCTCCAGGAGCTCGGTGTGCACGGGCTCACCGTCACCGAGGCCAGCGGGTACGGGCGCCAGCGCGGCCACACGGAGGTCTACCGCGGCGCCGAGTACCAGGTCGACCTGGTCCCCAAGGTCCGTATCGAGGTCGTCGTCGAGGACGCGGACGCGGAGGCCGCGATCGACGCGATCGTCAAGGCCGCGCAGACGGGGAAGATCGGCGACGGGAAGGTGTGGTCCGTACCGGTCGAGACGCTCGTACGGGTACGGACGGGCGAGCGCGGCCCCGACGCACTCTGA
- a CDS encoding ammonium transporter, translated as MQFVQTVETLDSVDLAAAPHLDTGDTAWLLAATALVLLMTPGLALFYGGMVRTKSVLNMLMMSFVSIALVTVVWLAGGYSLAFGDDAFGGLVGGLQHVGMSGIGPDSVHGTVPTLLFATFQLTFAIITAALISGAIADRAKFAAWLVFVPVWALLVYVPVAHWVWGPGGWVQAKLGALDFAGGLPVEITSGASGLALCLVLGPRLGFKKDAMRPHNLPMVMLGAGLLWFGWFGFNAGSALGANGLAAAAFLNTLAAGCTGLLGWLFVEQKRDGHPTTLGAASGAVAGLVAITPSCGSVSLLGALVVGLAAGVVCSYAVGWKFRLNYDDSLDVVGVHLVGGIIGTVLIGVFADATMTGGAEGLLYGGGFGQLGKQLVAVVAVGAYAFTVTYGIGKVLDKVVGLRADEEHEHTGLDLTVHAETAYDHGVLGHGAPVSSSLPTAQKAKAQA; from the coding sequence GTGCAGTTCGTGCAGACCGTGGAGACCCTGGACAGCGTCGACCTGGCCGCCGCACCCCACCTCGACACCGGCGACACCGCCTGGCTGCTCGCCGCCACCGCCCTCGTTCTCCTGATGACACCGGGCCTGGCCCTCTTCTACGGCGGCATGGTCCGCACGAAGAGCGTCCTCAACATGCTGATGATGAGTTTTGTGTCGATCGCCCTGGTCACCGTCGTATGGCTGGCGGGCGGTTACTCGCTCGCCTTCGGGGACGACGCCTTCGGGGGGCTCGTCGGCGGGCTGCAGCACGTCGGCATGAGCGGTATCGGGCCGGACAGCGTGCACGGGACCGTGCCCACCCTGCTCTTCGCCACCTTCCAGCTCACCTTCGCGATCATCACCGCCGCGCTGATCAGCGGGGCGATCGCCGACCGCGCGAAGTTCGCGGCGTGGCTGGTGTTCGTGCCTGTCTGGGCGCTGCTCGTATACGTTCCCGTCGCGCACTGGGTGTGGGGTCCGGGGGGCTGGGTCCAGGCGAAACTGGGGGCGCTGGACTTCGCGGGCGGGCTGCCGGTCGAGATCACCTCCGGTGCCTCCGGCCTGGCTCTCTGTCTCGTCCTCGGCCCCCGTCTCGGCTTCAAGAAGGACGCCATGCGGCCGCACAACCTGCCGATGGTGATGCTGGGCGCGGGGCTGTTGTGGTTCGGCTGGTTCGGCTTCAACGCCGGGTCCGCGCTGGGCGCCAACGGACTCGCCGCCGCCGCTTTCCTCAACACCCTCGCCGCCGGCTGCACCGGTCTGCTCGGCTGGCTCTTCGTCGAGCAGAAGCGCGACGGCCACCCCACCACCCTCGGCGCCGCCTCGGGCGCGGTCGCGGGCCTGGTGGCCATCACCCCGTCGTGCGGGTCCGTGTCGCTGCTGGGCGCGCTGGTCGTCGGTCTCGCCGCCGGCGTCGTCTGCTCGTACGCCGTGGGCTGGAAGTTCAGGCTGAACTACGACGACTCGCTGGACGTCGTCGGCGTTCACCTGGTCGGCGGCATCATCGGCACCGTCCTCATCGGTGTCTTCGCCGACGCGACGATGACCGGTGGCGCCGAGGGACTGCTGTACGGCGGTGGGTTCGGACAGCTCGGCAAGCAGCTGGTGGCGGTCGTGGCCGTGGGGGCGTACGCCTTCACCGTCACGTACGGCATCGGGAAGGTGCTCGACAAGGTCGTGGGGCTGCGGGCGGACGAGGAGCACGAGCACACCGGCCTGGACCTTACAGTGCACGCCGAGACCGCTTACGATCACGGGGTCCTGGGCCACGGCGCCCCGGTCTCGTCATCCCTCCCCACCGCTCAGAAGGCCAAGGCCCAGGCATGA
- the era gene encoding GTPase Era codes for MGAMSVRTQSSEPSEAPHRAGFACFVGRPNAGKSTLTNALVGQKVAITANQPQTTRHTVRGIVHRPDAQLILVDTPGLHKPRTLLGERLNDIVRTTWAEVDVIGFCLPANEKLGPGDRFIAKELASIKKTPKIAIVTKTDLVDSKTLAEQLIAIDQLGRELGFEWAEIVPVSAVGDKQVDLLADLIVPLLPEGPALYPEGDLTDEPEQVMIAELIREAALEGVRDELPHSIAVVVEEMLPREDRPADKPLLDIHAFVYIERPSQKGIIIGPKGKRLKEVGIKSRKQIEALLGTPVFLDLHVKVAKDWQRDPRQLRKLGF; via the coding sequence ATGGGCGCCATGAGCGTTCGTACCCAGTCATCCGAGCCGTCCGAGGCACCCCACCGCGCCGGCTTCGCCTGCTTCGTGGGCCGCCCCAACGCGGGCAAGTCCACCCTCACGAATGCTCTGGTCGGCCAGAAGGTGGCGATCACCGCGAACCAGCCGCAGACCACGCGGCACACGGTACGGGGCATCGTGCACCGCCCCGACGCCCAGCTGATCCTGGTCGACACCCCTGGTCTGCACAAGCCGCGCACGCTGCTGGGGGAGCGCCTGAACGACATCGTGCGCACGACGTGGGCCGAGGTCGATGTCATCGGCTTCTGCCTGCCGGCGAACGAGAAGCTCGGTCCGGGTGACCGTTTCATCGCGAAGGAACTGGCGTCCATCAAGAAGACGCCGAAGATCGCGATCGTCACGAAGACCGACCTCGTCGACAGCAAGACGCTCGCCGAGCAGCTCATCGCGATCGATCAGCTCGGGCGGGAGCTGGGGTTCGAGTGGGCGGAGATCGTGCCGGTGTCGGCGGTCGGGGACAAGCAGGTGGACCTGCTGGCCGATCTGATCGTCCCGCTCCTTCCCGAGGGCCCGGCGCTCTACCCGGAGGGCGACCTCACCGACGAGCCCGAGCAGGTCATGATCGCGGAGCTGATCCGCGAGGCGGCGCTGGAGGGTGTGCGCGACGAGCTCCCCCACTCCATCGCTGTCGTCGTCGAGGAGATGCTTCCCCGCGAGGACCGCCCCGCTGACAAGCCCCTCCTCGACATCCACGCCTTCGTCTACATCGAGCGCCCCAGCCAGAAGGGCATCATCATCGGTCCCAAGGGCAAGCGCCTGAAGGAGGTCGGCATCAAGTCCCGCAAGCAGATCGAGGCGCTGCTGGGTACGCCGGTCTTCCTCGACCTCCATGTGAAGGTCGCGAAGGACTGGCAACGGGACCCACGCCAACTCCGCAAACTCGGCTTCTGA
- a CDS encoding cytidine deaminase: MTDSSALDPEDRKIVTLARSARARNGVPEGAAVRDETGRTYVAGTVDLPSLRLSALRTAVAMAVASGAKSLEAAVVVSEAGEVSSEDRAAVRDLGGAATPVLLAGPDGTVHLTTPAG; encoded by the coding sequence ATGACCGACAGCAGCGCGCTTGACCCCGAGGACCGCAAGATCGTCACCCTGGCCCGTTCCGCGCGGGCGCGCAACGGGGTGCCGGAGGGGGCGGCCGTCCGTGATGAGACCGGCCGTACGTATGTCGCGGGGACGGTGGATCTTCCCTCCCTGCGGTTGAGCGCGTTGCGTACCGCGGTGGCGATGGCGGTGGCGTCCGGGGCGAAGTCTCTTGAGGCGGCGGTGGTGGTGTCCGAGGCGGGGGAGGTGTCTTCGGAGGACCGGGCGGCGGTTCGGGACCTCGGTGGGGCGGCGACGCCTGTGCTGCTGGCGGGCCCCGACGGCACGGTCCACCTGACGACACCCGCGGGCTGA
- a CDS encoding helix-turn-helix transcriptional regulator codes for MSRRARVSPAQAGLPDGGARRRTPGLRREEVAVLAGVGASWYQWLEQGRDISVSPQVLDAVARVLRLSNAERRHLYLLAGLNPPAPEVAPEVRDMCDGLRRLIDTWMPYPAHIMDPYYNCVMYNDAAGMVLGMRPDNTQNCIIDFFTDPLYRGQSRTWEKNARTVVAQFRASCAAAPDDEGYQEVLDQLRDASPEFATLWEERDIEDAGQIRKELDHPLVGLLAVESTAMKVPARPDLTIVLHTPLPEANTAAKLEWLASPEGRRGSMYPVAG; via the coding sequence ATGAGCCGCCGGGCGAGGGTGTCACCGGCCCAGGCCGGTCTGCCGGACGGCGGGGCCCGCCGCCGCACGCCCGGATTGCGCCGCGAGGAGGTGGCCGTGCTCGCGGGCGTCGGCGCGTCCTGGTACCAGTGGCTGGAGCAGGGGCGGGACATCTCCGTCTCGCCCCAGGTACTCGACGCGGTCGCCCGCGTGCTGCGGCTCAGCAACGCCGAACGACGCCATCTGTACCTGCTCGCCGGGCTGAACCCGCCCGCGCCGGAGGTCGCGCCCGAGGTCCGGGACATGTGCGACGGGCTGCGGCGGCTGATCGACACGTGGATGCCGTATCCGGCGCACATCATGGACCCCTACTACAACTGCGTCATGTACAACGACGCCGCCGGGATGGTTCTCGGGATGCGGCCCGACAACACGCAGAACTGCATCATCGACTTCTTCACCGACCCGCTGTACCGGGGGCAGTCCCGGACCTGGGAGAAGAACGCGCGCACGGTCGTCGCCCAGTTCCGCGCGTCGTGCGCGGCGGCGCCGGACGACGAGGGGTACCAGGAGGTACTGGATCAACTCCGGGATGCCTCACCGGAGTTCGCGACGCTGTGGGAAGAGCGGGACATCGAGGACGCCGGGCAGATCCGCAAGGAGCTCGACCACCCGCTCGTCGGGCTGCTCGCCGTCGAGTCCACCGCGATGAAGGTGCCCGCGCGGCCCGATCTCACGATCGTGCTGCACACGCCGCTGCCGGAGGCGAACACGGCGGCGAAGCTGGAGTGGCTGGCCTCGCCGGAGGGCCGACGGGGCTCGATGTATCCCGTGGCCGGTTAG
- a CDS encoding MFS transporter — MAIDTTETTSASPTAHPPLGTRLSTRDKLVLFVLCAAQFMVALDFSVLNVALPVLGRDLGMSQSALQWAVTAFALPSGGFLLLFGRIGDLYGRRRLFLTGLALFGTASLLATFAWDPASFLTGRALQGLGAAAIVPTGMSLLTTTFPEGPARDRALGISGTLLSLGFTVGMVAGGVLTDVLSWRSTMGLLSVFALIVLPLAPGLLPESRTPDRPRLDIPGAVTVTGGLLALIYALSTAAERGFGGADVIATLAAGVLLLAAFVYVESRAHAPLVSLPMLRRRTVAWGNLGGLVTFSMMSTVVFALTLYLQETLGLSAFETGLVFGVQGVMSAVAGVYAPKVIGRFGARRTLVGSLAGQGLFVAGLVLLNAHTWSVWLATAAVSLASMCHLGAIISYGLTVTSGVPDEEQGLATGLVTSTQQVGITIGIPLLGVLATTSSDLLAGVHTVLVLDAVIVLAAAVLVAAGLGRDRSRPVEAEALGLR; from the coding sequence ATGGCGATCGACACCACCGAAACCACATCCGCTTCCCCAACTGCCCACCCCCCGCTCGGCACCCGGCTGTCGACCCGCGACAAACTCGTCCTTTTCGTGCTGTGCGCCGCGCAGTTCATGGTCGCGCTCGACTTCTCCGTACTGAACGTGGCACTGCCCGTGCTCGGCAGGGACCTGGGCATGAGCCAGTCCGCGCTGCAGTGGGCGGTCACCGCCTTCGCCCTGCCGTCCGGCGGCTTCCTGCTCCTCTTCGGCCGCATCGGTGACCTGTACGGCCGCCGCAGGCTCTTCCTGACCGGCCTCGCCCTCTTCGGTACGGCCTCGCTGCTGGCGACCTTCGCCTGGGACCCGGCGTCGTTCCTGACGGGCCGGGCGTTGCAGGGCCTCGGCGCGGCGGCGATCGTGCCGACGGGCATGTCGCTGCTGACGACGACGTTCCCCGAGGGCCCGGCGCGCGACCGTGCGCTCGGCATCTCCGGCACGCTCCTGTCCCTCGGCTTCACGGTCGGCATGGTGGCCGGCGGCGTCCTGACCGACGTACTGAGCTGGCGCTCGACGATGGGCCTGCTGTCGGTCTTCGCACTGATCGTGCTGCCACTGGCCCCAGGCCTGCTGCCCGAGTCCCGCACCCCCGACCGCCCGCGCCTGGACATCCCCGGCGCGGTCACCGTCACCGGCGGTCTGCTGGCCCTGATCTACGCCCTGTCGACGGCCGCCGAGCGCGGTTTCGGCGGCGCGGACGTCATCGCGACCCTCGCCGCGGGTGTGCTCCTGCTCGCCGCCTTCGTGTACGTCGAGTCCCGCGCCCACGCCCCGCTCGTCAGCCTCCCCATGCTGCGCCGCCGCACGGTGGCGTGGGGGAACCTGGGCGGTCTGGTCACCTTCTCGATGATGTCGACGGTCGTGTTCGCGCTGACGCTGTACCTCCAGGAGACCCTCGGCCTGTCCGCGTTCGAGACGGGGCTGGTCTTCGGGGTCCAGGGCGTCATGTCCGCCGTCGCCGGGGTGTACGCCCCGAAGGTCATCGGCCGCTTCGGCGCCCGCCGTACGCTGGTCGGCTCGCTCGCCGGTCAGGGCCTGTTCGTGGCGGGGCTGGTGCTGCTGAACGCCCACACCTGGTCGGTCTGGCTCGCCACCGCCGCGGTCTCGCTGGCCAGCATGTGCCACCTGGGCGCGATCATCTCGTACGGCCTGACGGTGACCTCGGGCGTTCCCGACGAGGAGCAGGGGCTGGCCACGGGCCTGGTGACCTCCACCCAGCAGGTCGGCATCACGATCGGCATCCCGCTGCTGGGTGTCCTGGCGACGACGTCGAGCGACCTGCTGGCCGGTGTCCACACGGTCCTTGTCCTGGACGCGGTGATCGTCCTGGCGGCGGCGGTGCTGGTCGCGGCCGGGCTGGGCCGCGACCGCTCACGCCCGGTCGAGGCGGAGGCGCTCGGCCTTCGGTAG
- a CDS encoding MmcQ/YjbR family DNA-binding protein: MKPQQLRAFCLSFNATVEEFPFAPDISVFKVLGKLFALTRLDARPLTVNLKCDPEDAVRLRGEHPGLIIPGYHMNKRHWNTVTVDGELPDRLVRELVEDSYDLVVAGLPKAERLRLDRA, translated from the coding sequence GTGAAACCGCAGCAGCTGCGTGCGTTCTGTCTGTCCTTCAACGCGACGGTCGAGGAATTCCCCTTCGCCCCGGACATCTCCGTCTTCAAGGTGCTCGGCAAGCTCTTCGCGCTGACACGACTGGACGCGCGCCCGCTCACGGTCAACCTCAAGTGCGACCCGGAGGACGCGGTCCGGCTGCGCGGCGAGCACCCGGGGCTGATCATCCCGGGCTATCACATGAACAAGCGGCACTGGAACACGGTGACGGTCGACGGCGAGCTCCCGGACCGTCTGGTCCGGGAGCTCGTCGAGGATTCCTACGATCTCGTCGTCGCCGGCCTACCGAAGGCCGAGCGCCTCCGCCTCGACCGGGCGTGA
- a CDS encoding hemolysin family protein has translation MSPQLVIGAIALVVVAWLAACAEAGLARVSSFRAEEAVRSGRRGSAKLAQVAADPTRYLNVALLVRVACEMAAAALVTYACLKEFDETWEALVVAIGVMVLVSYVAVGVSPRTIGRQHPLNTATAASYVLLPLARIMGPIPPLLILIGNALTPGKGFRRGPFASEAELRALVDLAEKESLIEDEERRMVHSVFELGDTLVREVMVPRTDLVVIERYKTIRQALTLALRSGFSRIPVTGESEDDVVGIVYLKDLARKTHISREAESELVSTAMRPATFVPDTKNAGDLLREMQQERNHVAVVIDEYGGTAGIVTIEDILEEIVGEITDEYDRELPPVQELGDDSYRVTARLDIGDLGELYGFEAYDDEDVETVGGLLAKALGRVPIAGASSVVELPDGRELRLTAEAAAGRRNKIVTVLVEPVGPVEAEPSEEEKTSE, from the coding sequence ATGAGTCCGCAGCTCGTCATCGGTGCCATCGCGCTGGTCGTGGTCGCCTGGCTCGCCGCCTGCGCGGAGGCGGGCCTCGCGCGTGTCTCCAGCTTCCGCGCGGAGGAGGCCGTACGGTCCGGGCGGCGCGGCAGTGCCAAGCTCGCCCAGGTCGCCGCCGACCCGACCCGCTATCTGAACGTGGCCCTGCTGGTGCGCGTGGCCTGCGAGATGGCCGCCGCCGCGCTCGTCACGTACGCCTGCCTGAAGGAGTTCGACGAGACCTGGGAGGCCCTCGTCGTCGCCATCGGGGTCATGGTCCTCGTCTCGTACGTCGCCGTGGGCGTCTCGCCCCGCACCATCGGTCGCCAGCACCCGCTGAACACGGCGACGGCGGCCTCGTACGTCCTGCTGCCGCTGGCCAGGATCATGGGCCCGATCCCGCCCCTCCTCATCCTCATCGGCAACGCGCTGACGCCCGGCAAGGGCTTCAGGCGCGGTCCGTTCGCCTCCGAGGCCGAGCTGCGCGCGCTGGTCGACCTCGCCGAGAAGGAGTCTTTGATCGAGGACGAGGAGCGCCGCATGGTGCACTCCGTCTTCGAGCTGGGCGACACCCTCGTACGAGAGGTGATGGTGCCGAGGACCGACCTCGTCGTCATCGAGCGGTACAAGACCATCCGCCAGGCCCTCACCCTGGCGTTGAGGTCCGGCTTCTCGCGCATCCCCGTCACGGGGGAGAGCGAGGACGACGTCGTCGGGATCGTGTACCTGAAGGACCTGGCCCGCAAGACGCACATCAGCCGCGAGGCCGAGTCCGAGCTCGTGTCCACGGCCATGCGGCCCGCGACCTTCGTGCCCGACACCAAGAACGCGGGCGACCTGCTGCGCGAGATGCAGCAGGAGCGCAACCACGTCGCCGTCGTCATCGACGAGTACGGCGGCACGGCCGGCATCGTCACCATCGAGGACATCCTCGAGGAGATCGTCGGCGAGATCACCGACGAGTACGACCGCGAGCTGCCGCCCGTGCAGGAGCTCGGCGACGACAGCTACCGGGTGACCGCCCGTCTCGACATCGGCGACCTCGGCGAGCTGTACGGCTTCGAGGCGTACGACGACGAGGACGTGGAGACGGTCGGTGGACTGCTGGCGAAGGCACTCGGGCGGGTTCCGATCGCCGGTGCCTCCTCGGTGGTCGAACTGCCCGACGGGCGCGAGCTGCGGCTGACCGCCGAGGCCGCGGCCGGACGCCGGAACAAGATCGTCACGGTGCTCGTCGAGCCGGTCGGCCCGGTGGAAGCGGAGCCGTCCGAGGAGGAGAAGACGTCCGAGTGA
- the ybeY gene encoding rRNA maturation RNase YbeY, protein MSIDVNNESGTEVDEQAILDIARYALARMRIHPLSELSVIVVDADAMEQLHIQWMDLPGPTDVMSFPMDELRPPSKDDDEPPQGLLGDIVLCPEVAERQGKEAPTQHSMDEELHLLTVHGVLHLLGYDHEEADEKAEMFGLQAAIVDGWRAEKGMTGPSPAPTVS, encoded by the coding sequence ATGTCGATCGACGTCAACAACGAGTCCGGAACCGAGGTCGACGAGCAGGCGATCCTCGACATCGCCCGCTACGCACTCGCGCGGATGCGCATCCACCCGCTCTCCGAACTCTCGGTGATCGTCGTGGACGCCGACGCCATGGAGCAGCTCCACATCCAGTGGATGGACCTTCCGGGGCCCACCGACGTGATGTCGTTCCCCATGGACGAGCTGCGGCCGCCGTCCAAGGACGACGACGAGCCCCCGCAGGGACTCCTCGGTGACATCGTCCTGTGCCCGGAGGTCGCCGAGCGGCAGGGCAAGGAAGCTCCCACACAGCACTCCATGGACGAGGAACTGCACCTCCTCACCGTCCATGGAGTGCTGCACCTGCTCGGCTACGACCACGAGGAGGCGGACGAGAAGGCCGAGATGTTCGGTCTGCAGGCCGCCATCGTGGACGGCTGGCGCGCGGAGAAGGGCATGACGGGCCCCTCGCCGGCCCCGACCGTTTCATGA
- a CDS encoding PhoH family protein, with product MTQTPTAHSPASGQARAHFTVPAKHPMVTVLGSGDALLRVIEKAFPAADIHVRGNEISAVGDAGEVALVQRLFDEMMLVLRTGQPMTEDAVERSIAMLRASENGEGDGQETPAEVLTQNILSSRGRTIRPKTLNQKRYVDAIDKHTIVFGIGPAGTGKTYLAMAKAVQALQSKQVNRIILTRPAVEAGERLGFLPGTLYEKIDPYLRPLYDALHDMLDPDSIPRLMAAGTIEVAPLAYMRGRTLNDAFIILDEAQNTSAEQMKMFLTRLGFESKIVVTGDVTQVDLPNGTKSGLRQVQDILEGLDDVHFSRLTSHDVVRHKLVGRIVDAYEKYDSENGTENGSHKSRGKAGHKGK from the coding sequence ATGACTCAGACACCCACAGCTCACAGCCCCGCTTCGGGGCAGGCACGAGCGCATTTCACCGTCCCGGCCAAGCACCCCATGGTGACCGTGCTGGGTTCCGGAGACGCGCTGCTTCGCGTGATCGAGAAGGCCTTCCCGGCGGCCGACATCCACGTCCGGGGCAATGAGATCAGTGCGGTCGGCGACGCCGGTGAAGTCGCTCTCGTCCAGCGCCTGTTCGACGAGATGATGCTGGTGCTCCGCACGGGGCAGCCGATGACGGAGGACGCAGTGGAACGCTCGATCGCCATGCTCAGGGCGAGCGAGAACGGGGAGGGCGACGGTCAGGAAACCCCTGCCGAAGTGCTCACGCAGAACATCCTGTCCTCGCGCGGCCGCACCATCCGACCCAAGACGCTCAACCAGAAGCGGTACGTCGACGCCATCGACAAGCACACCATCGTCTTCGGCATCGGCCCCGCCGGTACCGGCAAGACGTACCTCGCCATGGCGAAGGCCGTACAGGCGCTGCAGTCCAAGCAGGTCAACCGGATCATCCTCACCCGCCCGGCGGTGGAGGCGGGCGAGCGGCTCGGCTTCCTGCCCGGCACGCTCTACGAGAAGATCGATCCCTACCTGCGGCCCCTCTACGACGCGCTGCACGACATGCTCGACCCCGATTCCATCCCGCGGCTCATGGCGGCGGGGACCATCGAGGTCGCGCCGCTCGCCTACATGCGAGGCCGCACGCTGAACGACGCCTTCATCATTCTGGACGAGGCCCAGAACACGAGCGCCGAGCAGATGAAGATGTTCCTCACCCGTCTCGGCTTCGAGTCGAAGATCGTGGTCACGGGCGACGTGACACAGGTCGACCTCCCGAACGGGACGAAGTCGGGTCTGCGCCAGGTCCAGGACATCCTGGAGGGCCTCGACGACGTCCACTTCTCGCGGCTCACGTCCCACGATGTCGTACGGCACAAGCTGGTCGGCCGTATCGTCGACGCGTACGAGAAGTACGACAGCGAGAACGGCACCGAGAACGGCTCCCACAAGAGCCGCGGCAAAGCCGGCCACAAGGGGAAGTAG
- a CDS encoding carbohydrate kinase family protein, with product MIETNGERPYCHAHVDPLAGLRTPQDPPWDVYLTGTVFLDIIFTGLDTAPVRGTESWARGMGSSPGGVANMATALARLGLKTSLAAAFGDDHYGEYCWDALEQGEGIDLAPSRTVPDWHSPVTVSMAYEGERTMVSHGHEPPPEEPAPEHAPRARAAVASLTPGTRAHWIAESARAGTRIFADVGWDDTGRWDLAGLADLEHCEAFLPNADEAMRYTGADCPRAAAHALTEYVPLAVVTLGAEGAYAVDGRTGETAEVPAIAVEALDPTGAGDVFVAGFVMGTLADWPLADRLAFAGLTAALSVQEFGGSLSAPGWAEIAAWWRRVQSVEDQEPAALRRYAFLESLLPEVTRPWPLRRAVPTIGFRRSA from the coding sequence GTGATCGAGACCAACGGAGAGCGACCGTACTGTCACGCTCACGTCGACCCGCTCGCCGGTCTGCGCACCCCTCAGGACCCGCCCTGGGACGTCTACCTCACCGGCACCGTCTTCCTCGACATCATCTTCACCGGGCTCGACACCGCTCCGGTGCGCGGCACCGAGTCCTGGGCGCGCGGCATGGGGTCGAGCCCCGGCGGCGTCGCCAACATGGCGACCGCGCTCGCCCGCCTCGGCCTCAAGACCTCCCTGGCGGCGGCCTTCGGGGACGACCACTACGGGGAGTACTGCTGGGACGCCCTGGAGCAGGGCGAGGGCATCGACCTCGCCCCGTCGCGCACCGTGCCCGACTGGCATTCGCCGGTCACCGTCTCGATGGCGTACGAGGGCGAGCGGACGATGGTCAGCCACGGGCACGAGCCGCCGCCGGAGGAGCCGGCGCCGGAACACGCGCCCCGCGCGCGTGCCGCCGTCGCCTCGCTGACGCCCGGCACGCGCGCGCACTGGATCGCCGAGTCCGCGCGTGCGGGCACCCGGATCTTCGCGGACGTCGGCTGGGACGACACCGGGCGCTGGGACCTGGCCGGGCTCGCGGACCTGGAGCACTGCGAGGCGTTCCTGCCGAACGCGGACGAGGCGATGCGGTACACGGGGGCGGACTGTCCGCGGGCCGCCGCGCACGCGCTGACCGAGTATGTGCCACTGGCCGTCGTCACCCTCGGTGCCGAGGGCGCGTACGCCGTGGACGGCCGTACCGGGGAGACCGCCGAGGTCCCCGCGATCGCCGTGGAGGCCCTGGATCCCACCGGTGCCGGTGACGTCTTCGTCGCCGGGTTCGTGATGGGCACCCTCGCCGACTGGCCGCTCGCCGATCGGCTCGCCTTCGCCGGGCTGACCGCCGCGCTCTCCGTCCAGGAGTTCGGCGGCTCCCTCTCGGCGCCCGGCTGGGCCGAGATCGCGGCGTGGTGGCGCCGGGTCCAGTCCGTCGAGGACCAGGAACCGGCCGCGCTGCGCCGGTACGCCTTCCTGGAGAGCCTGCTTCCGGAGGTGACCCGCCCGTGGCCGCTGCGGCGGGCGGTCCCGACCATCGGCTTCCGCCGGTCGGCCTGA